The DNA region GAAAGATACAGTAAATGAGATTCCTTGTGCGGTGATGAGTGTTCCGGTGAAGAATGTGTTGCAGGCTGAACGCCGCTTGCAGTCATTGCTTTATACTTCTCCGAAGGAAATGGATGCGCCTCCTGTTCCGCAGGCATACCCCGATTATCATCTTTATCCAAAGGCGAAAGGATATCGTTATTATATATTGCCTCGTAATACCTTGTTGACTCAGTTGACAGGCATCACAGAGTCCGCCCTTTATACGTATGTGTGTTTTTATTGCGGGCATCTGCTGATGGCGCCGGATGTTGTCAGTCTCACGGCTTATATAGATGCCATGGAGAATGAGGAAGTATTGGATGATATCCCGTTGTATGAAGAGGGGATCGGGAGTCTTTCACCCACATATAGTTTTGTAATGATGGTGGATATGGAAAAGATGGTGGAGCAACCGGAAACTTATGTGCGTCTGATACCGAACTTTTTCTTTCGCCAGGCAAAGTTTTTCCGGCATTTCGTGCTTTCAATACAATTCACTTGTGTGGATGAGGTGGTATATCCGAATCTGGTGTTTTTATACAAAGGAGATAAAATATAAGATTTAACACACAAAAAAAGGGAGAAATTTTCTCCCTTTTTTTGTGTTAGATCCTTTTTAGTTTAGAATGGCAGATCATCTTTTGCGTCACCTGTGAGGAATTCCGGTGCGGCAGTCGGTGCCGGCGGCGGAACAGGTGCGCCCGGTGCGCCTGCAGGGGCTGTTGCACTAACACGCTCTACTTTCCATGCGCGGATACTGTTGAACCAACGGTCCTGCCATTGGCGTGCGTCCACATCAAATGATACGGTCAGTTCTTCGCCCATCTGGATGTTAAACTGTTCTATTTTGTCTGCTCCGAAAACATCGAAACACATTTTGCGGGGATATTGGCCGTGGTCTTCAATCACGTATTCTTGTGCTTTCCACTCATTGCCCGACTTTGCCACTCCGCCTCTTGGTTGGAGTATAGCGATAATTTTTCCTGTAAATTCCATTGCGTTCTTTTTTAATGATGCGGCGAAGTTACAATTTTTTAGGGAAATCCGGAGAAGTTCCGGGTGTTTTTTCTTAATTTTCTTTGCTGTGAGAAGATCTTTTTTTGTAACTTTGTCCGATACTATGAAGTTATAGTACGAATAGGGAATAATATAAAACTTAAATACACAGAACATATGAAATTTATCGTTTCGAGTACTGCGCTCTCCAGCCATTTACAGGCTATCAGCCGTGTGATTAATTCGAAGAATGCGTTGCCCATTTTGGATTGTTTCCTCTTTGAACTGAAAGACGGAACATTGTCGATTACTGTTTCTGATAGTGAAACAACGATGGTGACGTCAGTTGAAGTGAATGAAAGTGATGCTGACGGACGCTTTGCCGTAGCTGCCAAAACAATTCTGGACGCATTGAAGGAAATCCCCGAACAACCGCTGTCGTTTGAAGTAAATACCAATTCTTTGGAAATCACAGTACAGTATCAGAACGGTAAGTATAGCCTGATGGGGCAGAATGCAGATGAATTTCCTCAATCGGCTATGCTGGGTGACAATGCCGTACGCGTAGAAATGGATGCATCCGTATTGTTGGGTGGAATTAATCGCGCTGTATTTGCTACGGCTGATGATGAACTTCGTCCGGTGATGAATGGTATCTATTTTGACATTACCACAGAAGATATTACAATGGTGGCATCTGATGGCCACAAATTGGTGCGTTGCAAAACACTGGCTGCCAAAGGTAATGAACGCGCAGCATTTATTCTGCCCAAAAAACCGGCTTCGTTGATTAAGAATTTGTTGCCTAAAGAACAAGGACAAGTAGTTATTGAATTTGATGAACGTAATGCTGTGTTTACATTGGAAAAATACCGCATGGTGTGTCGTCTGATTGAAGGACGTTATCCTAATTATAATTCGGTGATACCGCAGAATAATCCTTATAAAGTGACTGTGGACCGTATGCAGTTGGTAGGTGCATTGCGTCGTGTATCTATTTTCTCATCACAGGCAAGCAGTCTTATTAAGTTGCGTATGCAGCTCAATCAGATTGTGATTTCGGCACAGGATATTGATTTCTCTACTTCTGCCGAAGAAACACTCGCTTGCCAGTATGATGGTAACCCGATGAGCATCGGTTTTAAATCGACTTTCCTGATTGATATTTTGAATAATATCGCTGCTGATGAAGTGATAATTGAACTGGCAGATCCGTCACGTGCAGGTGTCATCATTCCCGTTGAACAAGAGGAAAATGAGGAGTTGTTGATGCTACTGATGCCGATGATGTTAAATGATTAATAATTGCTATAGCTACGAGCTACAAGCTACAGGTTACGAGTGTCTTTCGGGACATAGCGTAGCCTGTAGCTTGTAGCTCGTAGCTCGTAGCTTATACCTATAATAATAATGAAATTAAACCTCAAAAACCCGATTGTTTTTTTTGATTTAGAGACGACCGGAACGAGTATCAATGTAGACCGTATCGTTGAAATCTGTTATCTTAAAGTATACCCCAATGGTAATGAGGAAGCAAAAACACTTCGTATCAATCCGGAAATGCATATTCCCGAAGGTGCGTCTGCTGTTCATGGCATCTATGACGAGGATGTGGCAGATTGTCCTACCTTCAAAGAAGTGGCCCGTACTATTGCCAATGATATAGAAGGATGTGATTTGGCAGGATTTAATTCCAACCGTTTTGATATTCCCGTGCTGGCGGAAGAATTTCTTCGCGCCGGTGTAGATATTGACCTGAGCCGCCGCAAGTTTGTGGATGTACAGGTCATTTTCCATAAATTGGAGCAGCGTACACTTTCTGCTGCTTATAAATTTTATTGTGGAAAGAATCTGGAGGATGCACATACGGCGGCAGCTGATACGCAAGCAACTTATGAGGTGCTAATGGCACAGCTGGACCGCTATCCGGAATTGCAGAATGATGTTGCTTTTCTGGCCGATTATTCCAGTTTTAACAAGAATGTGGATTTCGCAGGACGTATGATTTATGATGATAATGGTGTAGAAGTATTTAACTTTGGAAAATACAAGGGAATGTCGGTGACAGATGTGCTGAAACGCGATCCGGGCTATTATAGCTGGATATTAAACAGTGACTTTACACTGAACACCAAGGCTATGTTGACAAAGATCCGTCTACGTGAATTAACCAATAAGTAGTATCATGGCGAATACACTGAAAGGAAAGAAAATTGTATTAGGAATAACCGGAAGTATTGCTGCTTATAAAGCTTGTTATATTATCCGGGGACTTATAAAGCAAGGTGCTGAGGTACAGGTAGTCATAACTCCTGCAGGAAAAGAATTTATAACTCCCATTACGCTTTCGGCATTGACGAGTAAACCGGTTATCAGTGAGTTTTTTGCCCAACGTGACGGTACATGGAATAGCCATGTGGATCTGGGTTTATGGGCGGATGCTATGCTTATAGCTCCGGCAACTGCTTCAACTATCGGCAAGATGGCAAATGGAGTGGCTGATAATATGTTGATTACGACTTATTTGTCGGCTAAGGCTCCGGTATTTGTGGCACCCGCCATGGACCTCGATATGTATGCCCATCCTTCTACACAAAAGAATCTGGATACGCTTCGTTCTTATGGAAATCATATTATAGAACCGGGTACAGGAGAACTTGCCAGCCATCTGGTAGGTAAGGGACGTATGGAAGAACCGGAAGTCATTATTCAACATCTGGCGAATTATTTTGCCGGGAGAGAAGGTGATTTGCGAGGTAAGACCATTATGATCACTGCCGGACCTACTTATGAGAAGATCGATCCGGTACGTTTTATCGGGAACTATTCTTCCGGTAAGATGGGGTTTGCTATTGCAGATGAATGTGCTGCCCGCGGAGCTAAGGTTATTATGATATCAGGTCCTGTACAACAGCAATTGAAATATCCGGTACGTTGGTTTGCTGTGGAATCGGCAGATCAGATGTATAATGCTGCGTGTAACTTTTTTGCAGAGGCTGATGCTGCTATTCTTTCGGCTGCTGTTGCCGATTTTACACCGGAACAGGTTGCTGATGCTAAGATAAAGCGGGAAAAGGAAGGGGAAATGACGTTGCGTTTGAAACCTACGAAAGACATTGCCGCCTGTCTGGGACAGATGAAGAAAGATCGTCAGATATTGGTAGGTTTTGCTCTGGAAACGAATGACGAACAGCATAACGCTGAGGATAAGCTGCGACGGAAGAATCTGGATTTTATCGTTCTGAATTCTCTGAATGATAAGGGAGCCGGTTTCCGGTACGACACGAATAAAATCAGTATCATTGACCGTGAAAGCAAGACGGACTTTCCGTTGAAATCAAAGGCGGAAGTAGCTGCGGATATTGTAGATCGTCTGGTGGAAGTGTTGGAGAATAAGTAAATATTGATAGTGAGGAATAAGACGCTTTATATGATTCTGCTTCTGGTTGCTGTGACGCTAAAGTCCACTGCTCAGGAATTGAATTGTAAATTTACAGTGAATTATTCTCAGATACAAGGTACGAGTACACAGGTTTTTACTACGCTTGAAAACGCCTTGATGGAGTTTATCAATACCCGTCGGTGGACGCAGGCGCAGTATGAAGTGAATGAACGGATTCGTTGTTCTATGAACCTGACCGTAAAAGAATATAATGAGGCGGATGGACGTTGGAAGTGTGAGCTGATTGTGCAGTCTACACGCCCCGTCTGGCAATCCGGGTATCAGACGGTAGTTTTTAGCTTTAAAGATACGGATGTTGCTTTCAACTATCGTGAGTTCGATCCGCTGCAACTGCGGGATAATGTTATTGACAGTAATCTGACGGCAGTAATTGCTTATTATGCTTATATGATTATCGGACTGGATATGGACACGATGGCTCCACTGGGTGGTACGGAGGTTTTTCGGGCAGCTGAAGACATTGTAACAGCCGCACAGAACCTTGGTGAAACCGGTTGGAAAGCGTTCGATAGCAGTCGGAATCGTTATGCGTTAGTTTCTGATTATCTGGAAGATGGCATGGCGCCTTTGCGTAAACTGATGTATGGATATCATCGTACAGGTATGGATGAACTCTCTGTGAATGTTACCCGTGCCCGCGCTGTAATAACATCTATGCTTAGCGGTCTGAAAGAGGCGCAACAGAATAAGCCTATGTCGGCATTGCCCGGTTTGTTTACTGAAATAAAGAAAGATGAATTGATTAATCTTTATTCCCGTGCTGCAATGAAGGAAAAGGAAGAAATATGTGAATTACTCTCTTCTGTCAATCCTTCGTTGACTACCGAGTGGGAAAAGATAAAACAATAATTAGGAAGTAAGTAAGATTAAAATTGTAATTAAGTCATGTTACGTTCGCTTTACATACAGAATTACGCGCTTATAGAAAAGCTTGATATTAGCTTTGGTGCAGGTTTCTCCGTTATCACGGGTGAGACGGGTGCCGGTAAGTCTATTATACTGGGTGCTATCGGCTTGTTGCTTGGTCAGCGTGCCGAAGTAAAAGCCATTCGCCAGGGTGCATCGAAGTGTGTGATTGAGGCCCGTTTTGATATTTCAGCTTATGGCATGGAGCCTTTCTTTGAAGATAATGAACTGGAATATGAAGAAGAGTGTATCTTGCGTCGTGAGGTTTATGCATCTGGTAAGAGTCGTGCATTTATCAATGATACTCCAGCTTCGCTTGTACAAATGAAGGAATTGGGTGAACAGTTAATTGACGTGCATTCTCAGCACCAGAATCTTTTGTTGAATAAAGAAGGATTTCAGCTGAATGTACTCGATATATTGTCTCATAATGATGAACAACTTTCTGCTTATCAATCTTTGTATAGAGAATGGAAGCATGCACAACAGGAACTGGCAGACCTCATAGCTCGTGCTGAGCAGAATAAGGCAGATGAAGACTATATCCGTTTCCAGTTGGAGCAGTTGGAAGAAGCAAATTTGTCTGCAGGTGAACAGGAAGAACTGGAACAGGAGACGGATGTGTTGAGTCATGCTGAAGAAATAAAGGCCGGTTTGTTTCGTGTCGGACAATTGCTGACCTCTGATGAAGGTGGTCTGCTGGCCGGGTTGAAGGAAAGTCTGAATACAATGCTTGGTCTGCAAAAAGTTTATTCTCCGGCTACTGAACTTGCTGAACGCCTGGAAAGTACATATATTGAATTGAAAGATGTTTCCCAGGAAGTTTCTTCTCAGGAAGAGGATGTTGAGTTTAATCCTGATCGTCTGGAAGAGGTTAACGATCGGTTGAATCTGATTTATACCTTACAGCAGAAACATAGGGTAACTACTGTGGAGGAGTTACTGGCACTTGCTGAAGAATATGCAGCAAAGTTGGCGGCCATTACTTCTTATGATGAACGTATTGGTGAGTTGACAACTCTCTGCGATACTCTATATAATAAGGTGAGAAAGCAGGCTGCTGTTCTTACCAAAGCCCGTACCGGCGCCGCTCGTGAAGTGGAAAAGCAGATGGCTTCCCGCTTGGTGCCGTTGGGTATGCCTAATGTGCGTTTTCAGGTGGAGATGGGAATAAGAAAAGAGCCTGGTGTACACGGTGAAGATACCGTCAACTTTCTCTTTTCTGCCAATAAAAATGGCTCATTGCAAAATATTTCATCGGTAGCTTCCGGTGGTGAGATTGCACGTGTCATGTTGTCCATCAAGGCGATGATAGCCGGTGCGGTGAAATTGCCCACTATTGTATTTGATGAGATAGATACAGGAGTATCCGGTGAGATTGCCGACCGTATGGCGGACATTATGCAGGAAATGGGCGAACAGGATCGCCAGGTAATCAGTATTACCCATCTGCCGCAAATTGCTGCGCGCGGATGTGCACATTATAAAGTATATAAGCAAGATAACGAAACCGAAACCAATAGCCACATACGCCGTCTGGCAGATGAGGAGAGGGTAGAGGAAATAGCCCATATGCTCAGTGGGGCTACTTTGACAGAAGCTGCTTTGAATAATGCAAAGGCGCTTCTTGGTATCAAAAGATAGCCTTTAATTTTTAATTTCTAATTTTAATTTCTCAAAGATGGTTGATAAGAGTGAAATGATTTTCGGCGTTCGCGCTGTGATAGAAGCAATACAGGCAGGAAAGGAAATCGATAAGATACTGGTGAAGAAAGACATTCAGAGCGATTTATCCAAAGAACTTTTTGCTGCGCTAAAAGGAACTTTGATTCCGGTGCAACGTGTTCCGGTGGAACGTATTAACCGCATAACCCGTAAGAACCATCAAGGGGTGATTGCTTTTATCTCATCCGTTACGTATCAGAAGACAGAAGACTTGGTGCCTTTTCTTTTCGAAGAAGGCAAGAACCCGCTGTTCGTCATGTTGGATGGTGTGACTGATGTTCGTAACTTTGGTGCCATAGCTCGTACCTGTGAGTGTGCAGCGGTAGATGCTGTTATCATTCCTGCTAAAGGAAGCGTGACGGTGAATGCTGATGCAATGAAAACATCTGCCGGAGCATTGCATGTTCTGCCGGTTTGCCGTGAGCAGAATCTGAAGACTACATTGCAATATCTCAAAGATAGTGGTTTCCGCATTGTGGCAGCTACAGAAAAGGGTGACTATGATTATACCAAAGCTGATTATACAGGACCGCTGTGTATCATAATGGGAGCTGAAGATAAAGGTGTTTCTTATGAGAACCTGGCTCTTTGCGATGAGTGGGTGAAAATCCCAATGCTGGGTACTATCGAGTCGCTCAATGTTTCTGTTGCGGCAGGTATTTTGATTTATGAAGCTGTGAAACAAAGAACCAACTAAGATATGAAGAAGAACTTGTTGTTGACGCTCGCCCTCTGTTTGCTGGCACAGTGGAGTGTAGCTCAGGCACCCAAATGGGTGGAAAAAGCCAAGCGTGCTGTTTTCTCGGTGGTTACGTATGACGAGAGTGATAAGATACTTAATACGGGAAATGGATTTTTTGTTACCGAGGATGGAATCGCTCTGTCTGATTATAGCTTGTTTAAAGGTGCGCAGCGTGCCGTAGTCATTAATTCGGAGGGCACACAAATGCCTGTGGAAGTTATTATGGGAGCAAATGACATGTATGATGTTGTGAAGTTCCGTGTAGCGATTTCAGGAAAAAAAGTACCTGCATTAGTGGTATCTCCTGTGGCCCCGACTGTAGGTGCAAGCATTTATCTGTTACCTTATTCTACACAGAAAGATCGTTCCTATACTACCGGACAGGTGAAAGAAGAGTCTAAGGTAGATGGACAATATCATTATTATACACTTGATATGCAGCTGAAGGATAAAATGGTAAGTTGTCCGGTAATGACTGCTGAGGGACAAGTATTCGGTCTGGCACAGAAATCTTCTGGAAAAGATACAGTTACCATTTGCTATGCGGTAGGTGCCGATTATGCTATGGCTCAAAAGATAAGTCCTCTTTCTTTCAATGATCATACTTTATTGAGTATCGGCATTAAGAAAGCATTGCCTGAGACGGAAGAACAAGCATTGGTTTATCTCTATATGGCTTCTTCACAGCTTGCGCCGGAGAAATACGCCGAGTTACTGAATGAGTTTATATCTCAGTATCCCAACAGTGCTGACGGTTATCTTCGCCGTGCAAGCAATCAAATCTTCCAGTCGAAGGAGAAAAGTTCAATGGATAAGGTAGCGGCTGATATGGATAAGGCGCTTGAAGTGGCGCAAAAGAAAGATGATGCATACTTCAATCGTGCCAAGCTGATTTATGGTTATCAGTTGGATAAACCTGAAAAAAGCTATAAAGATTGGACATATGACAAGGCTTTGGATGAGGTGCGTAAAGCGATTGCAATCGAAGCTCTTCCGGTTTATGTTCAGTTGGAAGGCGATATCCAGTTTGCCAAGAAGGACTATGCGGCTGCTCTTGCCTGTTATGAGAAGGTGAATGGTTCCAATATTGCCTCTCCGGCTACATTTTTTAGTGCCGCTAAGACGAAAGAATTGATGGAAGCAGCTCCGGAAGAAGTGTTGGCTTTGATGGATAGTTGTATGGCGCGTTTCGTGCAACCGTACAGTGAGGAAGCAGCTCCTTATCTGCTGGAACGTGCCCAGATGCGCCTGAATGCCGGACAAGGACGCGGTGCGATGCTTGATTATGATGAATACTATAAAGCGGTTCGTGGCAATGTGAATGATGTGTTCTACTATTATCGCGAACAGGCGGCCGTTCAGGCAAAGCAGTTTCAGCGTGCGTTGGATGATTTGGCAAAAGCCATTGAGCTTAATCCGAAAGAGTTGACTTATTATTCGGAACTTGCGGTGGTAAACATTCGTGTGGGTAGAAATGAGGAAGCAATCAAGGTGCTGAAAGATGCTTTGGAAATTGATCCTAAATATGGTGAAGCTTATCGCCTGATAGGAGTGGCGCAACTACAGTTAAAGCAAAACAAAGAGGCATGTGCCAGCTTCGCAAAAGCTAAGGAACTGGGTGATCCGAATGTCGATGCTTTAATAGAAAAACACTGTAAGTGATTGGTCGTAATGCATTGTTTCTGTGAGAAAAACGGATGATGCGTTTTAGTAAAACGAATGATACGTTTTAGTGAAACGAATGATACGTTTTAGTAAAATGAATGATACGTTTTAGTAAAATAGATGATGCATTTTGCAAAAAAGGCTCCGCTTTCACAAGCCGAGCCTTTATCGGGAAACTCCCGTGTCAAAAAAGAATTAGCTAAGTCTAGGTTTTTAAAACAGGTATAAGTGAATTTTTCTTTTGTATATAATTCTATTAAGTAAATGCATGAAGTTGCAGAATACTGCATAAGATACCAATTTTTTTTCTTGAATGAACTATAAATTGTTGAATACTAAAATAATATTAGAATGAAAAAAGTAATTTGCAGTCAGAAAGCTCCGGGGGCTATTGGTCCTTACAGCCAGGCTATCGAAGCGAATGGAATGATATTTGTATCTGGTCAATTACCTATTGATGCGACTACCGGACAGATGGCAGAAGGTGCTGAAGCACAGGCACGTCAGTCATTGGAGAACATTAAGCATATCCTTGGAGAAGCGGGTTTGACGATGGCAAATATCGTCAAGACTACTGTTTTCCTACAGGATATGTCATTGTTTGCAGATATGAACAAAGTATATGCTACCTATTTTGATGGTGATTTCCCTGCCCGTTCGGCTGTTGCAGTGAAAGCACTGCCGAAAGATGCTTTAGTGGAGATTGAGTGCATCGCGGTTCGCTAACAAATCGGCAACAATAAAGCTACTGCCTCCCACGAAGATAAAGTCTTCCGGGAGGCTTTTTTCTTGTGCAGCCCGCACGGCAGAGGGAACATCCGGATAGCAATTTCCTTGCAATCCCGCCTCAGAGGCAAGTTGGGCAAGTTCGCTTTCAGGTAATGCACGCCTTACGCTGGCTTTTGTGAAGTAATATTCGGCTTCTTGGGGTAATAATGCTAATACACCGCGTATGTCTTTGTCGTTTACCATACCTATAATCATATGTAGTTTCCGGTAAAATTGCTGTTTCAACTGCTCTGTGATATAGGTGATGCCACCTACATTGTGTCCGGTATCGCATATCAAGGTAGGGGCATCCTGCAATTTTTGCCAGCGTCCCATCAGTCCGGTCAGTTCACAAACATGGGCGAAGCCACTTCGGACAGCCTGCTCACTCAGATTGTATCCGGCTTTTCGTAGTTCAGGGATGGCTGTGAGTAACGTGCGGGTGTTCTTAGTTTGATATAACCCTTTCAGTTCA from Bacteroides sp. MSB163 includes:
- the recN gene encoding DNA repair protein RecN; the encoded protein is MLRSLYIQNYALIEKLDISFGAGFSVITGETGAGKSIILGAIGLLLGQRAEVKAIRQGASKCVIEARFDISAYGMEPFFEDNELEYEEECILRREVYASGKSRAFINDTPASLVQMKELGEQLIDVHSQHQNLLLNKEGFQLNVLDILSHNDEQLSAYQSLYREWKHAQQELADLIARAEQNKADEDYIRFQLEQLEEANLSAGEQEELEQETDVLSHAEEIKAGLFRVGQLLTSDEGGLLAGLKESLNTMLGLQKVYSPATELAERLESTYIELKDVSQEVSSQEEDVEFNPDRLEEVNDRLNLIYTLQQKHRVTTVEELLALAEEYAAKLAAITSYDERIGELTTLCDTLYNKVRKQAAVLTKARTGAAREVEKQMASRLVPLGMPNVRFQVEMGIRKEPGVHGEDTVNFLFSANKNGSLQNISSVASGGEIARVMLSIKAMIAGAVKLPTIVFDEIDTGVSGEIADRMADIMQEMGEQDRQVISITHLPQIAARGCAHYKVYKQDNETETNSHIRRLADEERVEEIAHMLSGATLTEAALNNAKALLGIKR
- the dnaN gene encoding DNA polymerase III subunit beta, which encodes MKFIVSSTALSSHLQAISRVINSKNALPILDCFLFELKDGTLSITVSDSETTMVTSVEVNESDADGRFAVAAKTILDALKEIPEQPLSFEVNTNSLEITVQYQNGKYSLMGQNADEFPQSAMLGDNAVRVEMDASVLLGGINRAVFATADDELRPVMNGIYFDITTEDITMVASDGHKLVRCKTLAAKGNERAAFILPKKPASLIKNLLPKEQGQVVIEFDERNAVFTLEKYRMVCRLIEGRYPNYNSVIPQNNPYKVTVDRMQLVGALRRVSIFSSQASSLIKLRMQLNQIVISAQDIDFSTSAEETLACQYDGNPMSIGFKSTFLIDILNNIAADEVIIELADPSRAGVIIPVEQEENEELLMLLMPMMLND
- a CDS encoding DUF3127 domain-containing protein, translated to MEFTGKIIAILQPRGGVAKSGNEWKAQEYVIEDHGQYPRKMCFDVFGADKIEQFNIQMGEELTVSFDVDARQWQDRWFNSIRAWKVERVSATAPAGAPGAPVPPPAPTAAPEFLTGDAKDDLPF
- a CDS encoding tetratricopeptide repeat protein, whose translation is MKKNLLLTLALCLLAQWSVAQAPKWVEKAKRAVFSVVTYDESDKILNTGNGFFVTEDGIALSDYSLFKGAQRAVVINSEGTQMPVEVIMGANDMYDVVKFRVAISGKKVPALVVSPVAPTVGASIYLLPYSTQKDRSYTTGQVKEESKVDGQYHYYTLDMQLKDKMVSCPVMTAEGQVFGLAQKSSGKDTVTICYAVGADYAMAQKISPLSFNDHTLLSIGIKKALPETEEQALVYLYMASSQLAPEKYAELLNEFISQYPNSADGYLRRASNQIFQSKEKSSMDKVAADMDKALEVAQKKDDAYFNRAKLIYGYQLDKPEKSYKDWTYDKALDEVRKAIAIEALPVYVQLEGDIQFAKKDYAAALACYEKVNGSNIASPATFFSAAKTKELMEAAPEEVLALMDSCMARFVQPYSEEAAPYLLERAQMRLNAGQGRGAMLDYDEYYKAVRGNVNDVFYYYREQAAVQAKQFQRALDDLAKAIELNPKELTYYSELAVVNIRVGRNEEAIKVLKDALEIDPKYGEAYRLIGVAQLQLKQNKEACASFAKAKELGDPNVDALIEKHCK
- a CDS encoding DUF4835 family protein, producing the protein MILLLVAVTLKSTAQELNCKFTVNYSQIQGTSTQVFTTLENALMEFINTRRWTQAQYEVNERIRCSMNLTVKEYNEADGRWKCELIVQSTRPVWQSGYQTVVFSFKDTDVAFNYREFDPLQLRDNVIDSNLTAVIAYYAYMIIGLDMDTMAPLGGTEVFRAAEDIVTAAQNLGETGWKAFDSSRNRYALVSDYLEDGMAPLRKLMYGYHRTGMDELSVNVTRARAVITSMLSGLKEAQQNKPMSALPGLFTEIKKDELINLYSRAAMKEKEEICELLSSVNPSLTTEWEKIKQ
- the rlmB gene encoding 23S rRNA (guanosine(2251)-2'-O)-methyltransferase RlmB yields the protein MVDKSEMIFGVRAVIEAIQAGKEIDKILVKKDIQSDLSKELFAALKGTLIPVQRVPVERINRITRKNHQGVIAFISSVTYQKTEDLVPFLFEEGKNPLFVMLDGVTDVRNFGAIARTCECAAVDAVIIPAKGSVTVNADAMKTSAGALHVLPVCREQNLKTTLQYLKDSGFRIVAATEKGDYDYTKADYTGPLCIIMGAEDKGVSYENLALCDEWVKIPMLGTIESLNVSVAAGILIYEAVKQRTN
- a CDS encoding 3'-5' exonuclease, with the protein product MKLNLKNPIVFFDLETTGTSINVDRIVEICYLKVYPNGNEEAKTLRINPEMHIPEGASAVHGIYDEDVADCPTFKEVARTIANDIEGCDLAGFNSNRFDIPVLAEEFLRAGVDIDLSRRKFVDVQVIFHKLEQRTLSAAYKFYCGKNLEDAHTAAADTQATYEVLMAQLDRYPELQNDVAFLADYSSFNKNVDFAGRMIYDDNGVEVFNFGKYKGMSVTDVLKRDPGYYSWILNSDFTLNTKAMLTKIRLRELTNK
- a CDS encoding RidA family protein — protein: MKKVICSQKAPGAIGPYSQAIEANGMIFVSGQLPIDATTGQMAEGAEAQARQSLENIKHILGEAGLTMANIVKTTVFLQDMSLFADMNKVYATYFDGDFPARSAVAVKALPKDALVEIECIAVR
- the coaBC gene encoding bifunctional phosphopantothenoylcysteine decarboxylase/phosphopantothenate--cysteine ligase CoaBC, whose product is MANTLKGKKIVLGITGSIAAYKACYIIRGLIKQGAEVQVVITPAGKEFITPITLSALTSKPVISEFFAQRDGTWNSHVDLGLWADAMLIAPATASTIGKMANGVADNMLITTYLSAKAPVFVAPAMDLDMYAHPSTQKNLDTLRSYGNHIIEPGTGELASHLVGKGRMEEPEVIIQHLANYFAGREGDLRGKTIMITAGPTYEKIDPVRFIGNYSSGKMGFAIADECAARGAKVIMISGPVQQQLKYPVRWFAVESADQMYNAACNFFAEADAAILSAAVADFTPEQVADAKIKREKEGEMTLRLKPTKDIAACLGQMKKDRQILVGFALETNDEQHNAEDKLRRKNLDFIVLNSLNDKGAGFRYDTNKISIIDRESKTDFPLKSKAEVAADIVDRLVEVLENK